The DNA region GGATTGATGAGTTAAATGAAAGCTACCGTTTATTAGAAACTGCGGCATTAATTCATGATATTGGAAACCCTCCTTTTGGACATTTTGGGGAAGAAGCGATTCGTATTTGGTTTAGTAAAAATGGAGAGTCACTTTCATGTTGGTCATTATTCAATGAACAGCAAAGACAAGATTTTTTGAAATTTGAAGGGAATGCGCAAACTATTCGCTTGCTTACTAAGTTACATAATGATAACGGATCATCAGAAACAGGAATGAATTTAACTGCTTCGACGTTGGATTCTGTTATTAAGTACACAGCTTCGTCAGATAAAGTAAATAAAGATGATTTGTTAACTAAAAAAGTCGGTTATTTTTATTCAGAGGAAAAAGTTTTTAAAAATATAAAATTTGTAACTGGAACGATGGATTGCCGTCACCCACTTGTATTTTTGTTAGAAGCAGCAGACGATGTGGCATATACATTTTCGGATATTGAAGATGCTTACAATTATGGATTATATAGCTATAGAAAACTAAAATCTTTTATTGATGAAAAAACAAATACAAATAAATTTTTAATCAATAAAGGCTCTGAAGCAGCAGCAATTCAGGAATTTTTGCGCGAAACGCAGAAAAAAGTCTATCAAAGTGCAAGTCAAACATTTGTTGACCATTATGAAGAAATCATGTCCGGAACTTTCCATGGTGAGCTTATAAATGAAGAGTGTGATGAGGTAAAATGCTTTAAGTCATTGAAAGAATTTTCGTATAAGTATGTGTTTCAAACAAAGACAATTTTAGATCAGGAAGTATTAGGATTCAATATTATCAATCGTCTTTTGGATGAATTTATTCCAGTTGTATTGAAGCATGATAAAGAATCAATGAATAAATATGAAGAGCGCTTGTTCAATAATTTGCCAAGAAGCGCTGAAGATTTGTATAAGAGAGAAACAGATGGATGCTCAGAGGTAGATAAAGATTATTACCGTTTGAAAATGGCAGTCGATTTCATTTGTAATATGACTGATGGTTATGCTAAAAAGCTACATGATACTTTGTTCAATTAGTAATCATTAAGCAGAAAAATGAATAACCAAACTCGTTGGAAAACCTACACAGTATAGCAAAAATGATTATTAATAATAATATAAGTAGAAAGATAGTAGAATGAGTGATAACTTATTCTTCTATTTTTTTATAAAAAAGTTGTATGATCGAGTGCAGATTAAAAAACGAATCAATTATGTATATCTATTAGAATGTGAGTAATAGAATTATTTTTAAGCAGAAAAAAAAGGATTAGAAAAATAGAAAGGAAAATCATATGAGAAAACAAAATTCAAAAATCAAGATTCTCGAAACGTCATCAAATTCATTTCGATTTATTTGTGTTAATTATTGGATGAAGATTTAAATCATCATAACTACGATGAAAAAAGATAAAGAAGGGTATGTTCGTTTCAATACATCTCGTGAAAACTAATCAGTGTCTATGGAGTATGACGAGGAATAGCAAATCGTGTTTTACTCAAAAATTTTGACCAAGAGTATGTA from Enterococcus sp. 9D6_DIV0238 includes:
- a CDS encoding deoxyguanosinetriphosphate triphosphohydrolase, which translates into the protein MMQWKRLVGTFRISLKSDKAWPNDKLTHKNYLLELSVAFNSDYRRVIKSDSFRRLQDKTQVFPLERNDFVRTRLTHSLEVAMHTRDLLIGVISKLNKKGIRIDELNESYRLLETAALIHDIGNPPFGHFGEEAIRIWFSKNGESLSCWSLFNEQQRQDFLKFEGNAQTIRLLTKLHNDNGSSETGMNLTASTLDSVIKYTASSDKVNKDDLLTKKVGYFYSEEKVFKNIKFVTGTMDCRHPLVFLLEAADDVAYTFSDIEDAYNYGLYSYRKLKSFIDEKTNTNKFLINKGSEAAAIQEFLRETQKKVYQSASQTFVDHYEEIMSGTFHGELINEECDEVKCFKSLKEFSYKYVFQTKTILDQEVLGFNIINRLLDEFIPVVLKHDKESMNKYEERLFNNLPRSAEDLYKRETDGCSEVDKDYYRLKMAVDFICNMTDGYAKKLHDTLFN